One genomic region from Metallosphaera tengchongensis encodes:
- a CDS encoding ATP-binding protein: protein MDSVKSLSSPLTIVSGLRRTGKSSVVMISIGELKFPYIYIDLRRFEEKSYFSYKDFLIEIEREVNKLVKRFPSLLDFLKGVKGLNVMGNEVKFNWGRKERLSFSFLLEALNDWTRDVVVVVMDEAQELINLRGVNLLYPLAYSFDNLSKVKIILSGSKMGLLYRFLRADDANSPLFGRAMNEVELHPFNRVESVNFLRKGFEELGIEFKDHERVYEEVGGIPGWLTYFGYYYYRTRDFNDAIKRTTDKARDLTVNEFNNFLLKRTIAKDRYMTVMRTIARECSRWSEIKSALEVNEGRELSDSEIYNYLNRLMDSSWIVKRGDLYCPAEKLISKVFRELI, encoded by the coding sequence ATAGATAGTGTAAAGTCCCTATCGTCGCCTCTGACCATAGTTTCAGGTTTAAGGAGAACCGGGAAATCCTCGGTCGTAATGATTTCTATCGGCGAATTGAAATTTCCTTATATTTATATAGACCTAAGGAGATTTGAGGAGAAAAGTTACTTTTCTTACAAAGACTTCTTGATCGAGATAGAAAGAGAGGTTAATAAGCTGGTCAAGAGGTTCCCTTCGCTCTTAGACTTCCTAAAGGGGGTAAAGGGCCTGAATGTCATGGGGAATGAAGTTAAGTTCAACTGGGGAAGAAAAGAGAGGTTGAGCTTCTCTTTTTTGTTAGAGGCTTTAAACGACTGGACTAGAGACGTAGTCGTAGTTGTAATGGATGAAGCTCAGGAGTTGATAAACCTCAGGGGCGTGAACTTGCTATACCCGCTAGCTTATTCTTTTGATAATCTTAGCAAGGTTAAGATTATTCTAAGTGGGTCAAAGATGGGGTTGCTTTACAGGTTCTTAAGGGCAGACGATGCTAACTCTCCGTTGTTTGGCAGAGCGATGAATGAAGTCGAACTCCATCCTTTTAACAGGGTTGAAAGCGTGAACTTCTTAAGGAAGGGATTTGAGGAGCTTGGAATAGAGTTTAAGGATCATGAGAGGGTTTATGAGGAAGTAGGAGGAATTCCTGGTTGGTTAACCTACTTTGGTTACTATTATTATAGGACAAGAGATTTCAATGACGCAATAAAGAGGACTACTGATAAAGCCAGAGACTTGACGGTTAACGAGTTTAACAATTTCTTGTTGAAGAGAACTATAGCGAAAGATAGATACATGACTGTAATGAGGACAATAGCGAGGGAATGTAGTAGGTGGAGTGAAATAAAGTCGGCCTTAGAGGTTAATGAGGGTAGAGAGCTAAGCGACTCTGAAATTTATAATTATTTAAATAGGCTTATGGACTCGTCATGGATAGTAAAGCGAGGGGATCTATATTGCCCTGCGGAAAAGTTGATAAGCAAGGTGTTCAGAGAGCTTATCTAA
- a CDS encoding xanthine dehydrogenase family protein molybdopterin-binding subunit: MSNTVRLREHLDSLTGMGKYVDDVSLEGTVYLGVLRSPYARAEVKDVARSDKALLFLDWKNVGVYMPVRPDPRTKNLVKMPVVSDGMVNFVGQPVSAFVVEDKYEVEDILDEVGADYDQLPPVTTIKESLKEEVKIHEKGNVAIDLSLSGGDLEQVANSEVTVERELLQDRIVQHPMEPKGVISYFNGETLTVIGSFQSAFRIRADLQEALGIPPEKIVVYAPQNVGGGFGNKVPAYPEYVLTSIASMRLKRPVKWIETRREHLTNPTQGRGVYSKVRLHARRDGTILGIEGDVVVDLGAYAFTLNTTTPSFIASLLNGPYRMRFAKLRAMGVYTNKPPTGPYRGAGRPEAALILETLVEDLSQELGMDPVEVRKKNFLDGEFTTPLGVKIDRAAYKEMIDRGEMIYRSLKEKYKDKAVSFIAFTEVVRSSPGEGAKVRVGKGEIFVAVGSGPHGQAHRSTFALLVAERLGVDVNRVRVEPNNTSLIKEGIGSFGSRSAAAGGSAVIEATLAVLEKIKSKGMTVEEAINSQEVTEAEVFSKTSDLYTPGVHMAVLDVDKETGMARVLEYWAIDDVGRAIIPSEVEGQIIGGVLQGSSQVLLEGAIYDESGNPVYSSIAESGVPSAVEAVRKVYMETFNTPSHTLSQARGVGEAGTTGALPAVFIALEKGLGKKLKGTPFLPQRYL, from the coding sequence ATGTCCAACACGGTCAGACTAAGAGAACATTTAGACTCTTTAACAGGAATGGGAAAGTATGTAGACGATGTATCTTTAGAGGGTACAGTTTACCTGGGAGTTCTTAGGTCTCCCTATGCTAGGGCTGAAGTAAAGGACGTAGCGAGGAGCGATAAAGCCCTCCTATTCCTAGACTGGAAGAACGTAGGAGTCTACATGCCTGTCCGCCCCGATCCTAGGACCAAGAACTTGGTAAAGATGCCAGTAGTTAGTGACGGAATGGTAAATTTTGTGGGTCAACCAGTCTCGGCTTTCGTAGTCGAGGACAAGTATGAGGTTGAGGACATCCTGGACGAAGTGGGGGCTGATTACGACCAGCTCCCTCCAGTGACCACCATAAAGGAGTCATTGAAGGAGGAGGTGAAGATCCACGAGAAGGGGAATGTCGCTATAGACCTCAGCCTCTCCGGGGGTGATCTAGAGCAGGTGGCCAACTCTGAGGTAACTGTGGAGAGAGAGCTCCTACAGGATAGGATAGTTCAGCACCCAATGGAACCTAAAGGCGTAATCTCCTACTTCAATGGCGAGACCCTAACCGTCATAGGCTCTTTCCAGTCAGCCTTTAGGATAAGGGCTGACCTACAGGAGGCCCTTGGGATCCCACCGGAGAAGATCGTGGTCTACGCACCACAAAACGTAGGAGGGGGTTTCGGGAACAAGGTACCTGCGTACCCCGAATACGTCTTAACTTCCATAGCTTCCATGAGGCTTAAGAGACCTGTGAAGTGGATAGAGACCAGGAGGGAACACCTAACCAACCCTACCCAGGGTAGAGGAGTCTACTCCAAGGTGAGGCTTCACGCCAGGAGAGACGGGACTATCCTCGGTATAGAAGGGGACGTTGTAGTTGACCTCGGGGCATACGCCTTCACACTTAACACCACAACACCCTCATTCATAGCCTCCCTCCTTAACGGTCCATACAGAATGAGGTTCGCTAAGCTGAGGGCGATGGGGGTTTACACTAACAAGCCCCCAACAGGACCGTATAGAGGTGCAGGTAGACCTGAAGCGGCGCTCATACTAGAGACCTTAGTTGAGGACCTCTCCCAAGAGCTCGGCATGGACCCTGTGGAGGTCAGAAAGAAGAACTTTTTGGACGGTGAGTTTACCACTCCCCTTGGGGTCAAGATCGATAGGGCAGCATATAAGGAAATGATCGATAGGGGAGAGATGATTTACCGTTCATTAAAGGAGAAATATAAGGATAAGGCCGTCTCCTTTATAGCGTTTACTGAGGTCGTGAGGAGCTCTCCTGGAGAGGGGGCTAAGGTAAGGGTGGGGAAAGGCGAGATCTTCGTGGCAGTGGGAAGCGGACCCCACGGACAAGCCCACCGTTCCACCTTTGCGCTTCTTGTAGCTGAGAGGCTTGGCGTTGACGTTAACAGGGTTAGGGTGGAGCCCAACAACACCTCCTTAATCAAGGAGGGGATAGGTAGTTTTGGAAGTAGGTCTGCTGCAGCCGGAGGATCTGCAGTCATTGAAGCTACATTGGCGGTCTTGGAGAAAATTAAAAGTAAGGGTATGACAGTGGAGGAGGCAATAAATTCCCAAGAGGTTACAGAGGCGGAAGTGTTTTCAAAGACCTCAGACCTGTACACACCTGGAGTGCACATGGCAGTCCTGGATGTAGATAAGGAGACTGGCATGGCAAGGGTGTTGGAGTATTGGGCAATAGATGACGTAGGTAGGGCAATAATACCCTCTGAGGTAGAGGGGCAGATAATAGGTGGAGTCCTGCAGGGTTCGTCTCAAGTCTTACTTGAGGGAGCTATTTACGACGAATCGGGTAACCCAGTTTACAGTTCTATAGCTGAGAGCGGAGTGCCCTCTGCGGTAGAGGCTGTGAGGAAAGTATACATGGAGACCTTTAACACGCCTTCCCATACCTTGAGCCAAGCTAGGGGAGTAGGTGAGGCTGGTACCACTGGAGCATTACCTGCCGTGTTCATAGCTCTTGAAAAGGGACTTGGGAAGAAGTTAAAGGGTACCCCATTCCTCCCCCAAAGGTATTTGTAG